TAGCACAGCGGAAACTCGTCGCTGAAACCGATATTGGCGCCGAATTAAAACAACAAGTAGCAGTACTGCGGCAATTATTAGCAGATAAGGAATAGAAAAAGGCTTGCGTCAATTTGGCGCAAGCCTTTTAATTTGCTATTTAGTAAAATCTACTGACTTAGTTTCTTTAGTCGTAGCTAAAGCAACAAAACAAGCAACTGCCATAACACCAAGATAGATACCAACCGAACGAACACCCCAGTTATCGGCTAACCAAGTGGCGATGGTTGGTGCAAAGGCTGCACCGACAATAGCAGCGACATTATAAGAAATACCAGCGCCAGAGTAGCGCACCTTGGTCGAGAATAATTCTGGCAATACTGCGCCAACAGGACCAAAGGAAATCCCCATCAAAACAAAACCAATGACTAAGAACGCGATTACACCGGCAACGTTATGCTGACCTTGTAATAAGAATGGGAATAATAGCGCAAAGACAACTAAAACCGCTGACGACGCCATTAAGATCCGCCGCCGACCCCAAACATCAGCATAATAAGAAGCAACTAAGATCATAACAGCAAAAACGATGATCGCACCCATCAATAAGGATAAGTATTCGCGGTTACTAAAGCCGAGATGAGTCGTGGCAAAGGTCAACGACCAAGTGGCTAAAGTATAAAATAAAGTATAAGTGACAGAAACAATAAACGTTCCTTGAATGATTTGGCGCCAGCTCGTTTTGAAAACTGTTTTTAATGGTGATTTAGTAACTTCGTTCTTTTCTTGAGCCAAACGGAATAATGGCGTTTCTTGCATTTGTTCACGAACCCAGAAACCAACTAAAACTAAGATTGCGGAAGCCAAAAATGGAACCCGCCAGCCAAAGCTGATCATTTGTGCTGGTGATAGGAATGATTCCAACACGAAGAATAGACCATTACTTAAGAAAAAGCCTAATGGTGCCCCAAGTTCAGGAAAGGCACCGTACAGTGCCCGCTTCTTTTTAGGGGCGTTTTCGGTAGCCACCAGAGCAGCCCCGGACCATTCGCCACCTAGACCAATGCCTTGAACGAAGCGGCAGAGACACAATAGAATAACGGCCATTAACCCTAATGTTGAATAACTTGGTAACAAGCCAATCAAAACGGTTGAACAGCCCATCAACAATAGCGAAACGACCAAGGTCCGTTTGCGCCCAATTTTATCACCAAAATGACCAAAAACGAATGAGCCTAAAGGTCGGGCAACAAAGGCGACCCCAAATGTTAGTAAACTCAGTAAAGTCGCAATCGTAGTGGTTACTTCAGGAAAGAACACTTTAGGAAAATACGCCGCTGCCGCAGTCCCGTACGCGTAAAAATCAAAAAATTCAATTGCTGTCCCAATCATTGACGCAAAAACGACCGTACGTACAGGATCACGTTTAAGGACAGTTGTTGCTTTTGTTTCGGTTAAACCATCTGTATCTTGCATATCTCAATCCACTTCCAATCTCATCTTTTTTTAATCTTTCATCCATCAACGATCAACTTTTCTTAATCAAGCAATCCTCACCTTCTTTCCTGAAAAATAAAAAGCCAAGAGCTTGTGACAGCTCTTGGCTTTACCAACGCTGCCCGCTTAATGCGGGCACTTAAAAATGTCAGCCCGCATTACCTAATAATCGCG
This is a stretch of genomic DNA from Loigolactobacillus coryniformis subsp. coryniformis KCTC 3167 = DSM 20001. It encodes these proteins:
- a CDS encoding MFS transporter, which gives rise to MQDTDGLTETKATTVLKRDPVRTVVFASMIGTAIEFFDFYAYGTAAAAYFPKVFFPEVTTTIATLLSLLTFGVAFVARPLGSFVFGHFGDKIGRKRTLVVSLLLMGCSTVLIGLLPSYSTLGLMAVILLCLCRFVQGIGLGGEWSGAALVATENAPKKKRALYGAFPELGAPLGFFLSNGLFFVLESFLSPAQMISFGWRVPFLASAILVLVGFWVREQMQETPLFRLAQEKNEVTKSPLKTVFKTSWRQIIQGTFIVSVTYTLFYTLATWSLTFATTHLGFSNREYLSLLMGAIIVFAVMILVASYYADVWGRRRILMASSAVLVVFALLFPFLLQGQHNVAGVIAFLVIGFVLMGISFGPVGAVLPELFSTKVRYSGAGISYNVAAIVGAAFAPTIATWLADNWGVRSVGIYLGVMAVACFVALATTKETKSVDFTK